The following proteins are co-located in the Nonlabens ponticola genome:
- a CDS encoding site-specific integrase, with protein MIKTYFYLKADKQNSKGESAIYAKMKLRKKTSTLSTGKYIDKARWEATNKLKNTLRVTREKNCQTTLKLLESKIESIYLELVKVDADVTLTDIKNQLKGKQSKTYDLDVLELFQKHNDYFKRKYEAGERTKASLQKYNRAKDLISNFIYEKYRKKRYNVTDIDSAFIYELDDFLRHESVFQSVTGISHNSVVKYFQCFKTMCKYGIKRNIIDRNPFIVYDEKLIIRDAVFLTQDELKRIEDKTFSTERLNRVKDIFLFSCYTSYAPIDVDNLTIKNLIKDNQGTLWIKTNRAKTAIKSNVPVLPPVKRILDKYSHLEGEKLLPSISNQKINEYLKEIAVLCKIDKKLTHYVARHTFATTVTLGNGVAIENVSSMMGHSKITMTQHYAKVLDSSVKNDMEKLKLKLA; from the coding sequence ATGATTAAAACTTATTTCTACCTCAAAGCAGACAAGCAAAACAGTAAAGGTGAATCAGCTATATACGCTAAAATGAAGTTGCGTAAAAAAACCTCAACACTAAGCACTGGGAAGTATATTGATAAAGCCCGTTGGGAAGCTACTAACAAACTTAAAAATACCTTACGTGTAACCCGTGAGAAAAACTGTCAAACAACTTTAAAACTACTAGAATCTAAAATTGAATCGATTTATCTAGAATTGGTAAAGGTGGATGCAGATGTTACTCTAACCGATATAAAGAATCAGTTAAAGGGGAAACAGTCCAAAACCTATGACCTAGATGTCTTAGAACTTTTCCAGAAGCATAACGATTATTTTAAACGTAAATACGAAGCTGGTGAACGAACAAAGGCTTCTTTGCAGAAGTATAATAGGGCAAAAGACCTTATATCAAACTTCATATATGAAAAATACAGGAAAAAGCGATACAATGTCACCGACATTGACAGTGCATTTATTTATGAACTAGACGATTTTTTGAGACACGAATCGGTTTTCCAAAGTGTTACAGGCATCAGTCATAATTCAGTTGTGAAATATTTTCAATGCTTTAAAACCATGTGTAAATACGGCATCAAAAGAAACATCATCGACCGAAATCCCTTTATTGTTTACGACGAAAAACTTATTATAAGAGATGCTGTTTTCCTGACGCAGGATGAGCTAAAACGAATAGAAGATAAAACGTTTAGCACTGAACGTCTTAATCGAGTAAAGGATATATTTCTTTTTTCTTGTTATACCAGTTATGCACCTATTGACGTTGATAATTTAACCATAAAGAACCTCATTAAGGATAACCAAGGTACATTATGGATTAAGACAAATAGAGCTAAAACAGCGATAAAATCTAATGTACCCGTTTTACCACCAGTAAAACGGATTCTTGACAAATATTCTCATCTCGAAGGTGAGAAACTACTACCATCAATAAGCAATCAGAAGATTAATGAGTATTTAAAGGAAATAGCCGTATTGTGCAAAATAGATAAGAAACTTACTCATTATGTTGCTAGACATACCTTTGCTACAACCGTAACTTTGGGTAATGGTGTAGCCATTGAAAACGTTTCTTCAATGATGGGGCATTCAAAAATCACTATGACACAACACTATGCAAAGGTTCTTGATAGTAGTGTGAAAAATGATATGGAGAAGCTAAAATTAAAGCTTGCATAG
- a CDS encoding helix-turn-helix domain-containing protein has product MMTEESKISIIPFGELRKLFLPLHDKLSQLETKLDKTSSNQVKKYYRNKDLKLLFGISQNTIIKYRNNGNIPFTTIGDVYLYPVEEIDKVLSKNWVE; this is encoded by the coding sequence ATGATGACAGAAGAATCAAAAATTTCAATTATTCCATTTGGAGAGCTAAGAAAGCTCTTCTTACCGCTTCACGACAAGTTGTCCCAACTTGAAACCAAACTTGATAAGACAAGCTCTAATCAAGTAAAAAAGTACTATCGTAATAAAGATTTGAAGTTACTGTTTGGTATATCTCAAAATACCATTATCAAGTATAGAAACAATGGCAATATACCATTCACTACGATTGGTGATGTTTACCTATATCCTGTTGAGGAAATTGATAAAGTCTTATCTAAAAATTGGGTTGAGTAA
- a CDS encoding helix-turn-helix domain-containing protein — protein sequence MNRIKLVLQEKGVIQTWLAIKLDKSYNMVNSYVANRRQPSVEVLYKIADLLDVSVKDLLTDN from the coding sequence ATGAATCGTATTAAACTCGTACTCCAAGAAAAAGGAGTTATACAAACATGGTTAGCTATCAAGCTGGATAAGAGCTATAATATGGTGAATAGTTATGTAGCTAACAGAAGACAGCCCAGCGTTGAGGTTTTGTATAAAATCGCTGATTTGTTAGACGTTAGTGTAAAAGATTTATTAACTGACAACTAA
- a CDS encoding helicase-related protein, with translation MQLINNQDSLLLDVLKSKINAQSNISISCNYFTSFALFELIDVLKSASKVEVLLDFQPEKEEEFKFIQSDSEKKLNLKLDRKNRITQVLKLLADKIQIRKGGTGNQNLVIVENENISTCYLLTPLNLDSVSLGVLPSELPVFINSFDDPNNQYLGLFQNSWNNSSLSLNDTIIAKLEKGTRDYTGEEIYKYCIREIFQYSTINERADEKLQKVGFKDSKIWSLLYNFQKDAVIGAIEKIETYGGCIIADSVGLGKTFEGLAVMKYYQLRNDRILVLAPKKLRENWTVYQMNDKRNILAQDRLNYDVLNHTDLSRNKGKSGDIDLEMINWGNYDLVVIDESHNFRNNPTKRGMTRYKRLMNDVIKSNIRTKVLMLSATPVNNKMNDLKNQIAFITEGDDEAFMSHGIDSISQVMKDSQRRFTQWFRDGDPDDLNVNSLMESLDGAYFRILDMLTIARSRKHIEKYYDTTNIGKFPNRLKPDTVHPEIDTHGKFKNIGQVYDEISTLTLASYTPLGYVRADKRDYYEQKYDMQTHTGSVFKQVDREQSLIYLMRVNLLKRLESSIYSFKLTTKKLIELVDSNLKQLREHQNGEVDYDLNITDIDLDDTELDDLLIGGKTKVLIQDIDTIRWRQDLEHDKHILTQLLGSIKLIDVERDAKLKELKDRLSIKIDNQPYNTGNKKAIIFTAFADTANYLYDELSDWLKTEKGLHTALVTGSGTNKTNMPKCRSDLSSILTNFSPRSKNRKDIFPDEKNEIDILFCTDCISEGQNLQDCDYLVNYDIHWNPVRIIQRFGRIDRIGSINENIQLVNFFPSMELDQFIDLVARVQGRMVMLDVSATGEDNVISKSNREMQDLDYRKRQLKQLQNQVLDLEDIDGNISITDMTFNDFKIDLEKSSDRQLSDLNDIPPASYAVVKSNLNEIKDGVIFCLKDTSADFKEKLKNNILYPYFLVYLSMDGKTIVTASQTKKALDYFRKLCMGQNQVLPDLVAQFERDIRGNRKVSAFAKALQTAIIEVSGIQEELGLDSLATRGAVNLMSKSINKEDTLELISYLVIKE, from the coding sequence ATGCAACTAATCAATAATCAGGACTCCTTATTACTGGATGTTCTTAAGAGCAAAATTAACGCTCAATCCAATATTTCCATAAGCTGTAACTATTTTACCTCATTTGCTTTATTTGAGCTGATTGATGTTCTCAAAAGTGCATCTAAAGTTGAGGTCTTGTTGGACTTTCAACCAGAGAAGGAAGAGGAATTCAAGTTTATTCAAAGCGATTCAGAGAAAAAATTGAACCTGAAACTAGATAGAAAGAACCGAATTACTCAGGTTCTAAAACTCCTTGCAGATAAGATTCAGATACGTAAAGGTGGTACTGGAAACCAAAACCTTGTAATCGTTGAAAACGAAAATATATCGACTTGTTATTTACTAACTCCTTTGAATTTGGATTCTGTAAGCCTAGGCGTATTACCCTCAGAGCTACCTGTATTCATAAATTCTTTTGACGACCCTAACAACCAGTATTTGGGTTTATTCCAAAATTCATGGAACAACAGCAGCTTATCGCTCAATGATACCATAATAGCAAAACTAGAAAAAGGCACCCGTGATTATACGGGTGAAGAAATCTACAAATACTGCATCCGTGAGATATTTCAATACTCTACCATAAATGAAAGAGCTGATGAAAAACTTCAAAAAGTAGGTTTCAAAGATTCTAAAATATGGAGCCTGCTATACAATTTTCAGAAGGATGCTGTAATAGGGGCAATTGAGAAAATTGAAACATATGGTGGTTGTATTATAGCAGATTCGGTAGGTCTTGGAAAGACATTTGAAGGACTGGCGGTGATGAAATATTACCAGTTACGAAATGATAGAATATTAGTTTTAGCCCCTAAAAAACTACGCGAAAACTGGACAGTCTACCAGATGAATGATAAGAGAAATATCCTTGCTCAAGACCGTTTGAACTATGATGTTCTCAATCACACTGATTTATCCCGTAATAAAGGTAAGTCTGGAGACATAGACCTTGAAATGATTAATTGGGGAAATTATGACTTAGTCGTTATAGATGAATCCCACAACTTCAGGAACAACCCTACAAAGAGAGGAATGACAAGGTACAAGCGTTTGATGAATGATGTTATCAAGTCAAATATTAGAACTAAGGTTCTTATGTTATCTGCCACGCCTGTCAATAATAAAATGAATGACCTGAAGAATCAAATCGCCTTCATTACAGAAGGTGATGATGAAGCTTTCATGTCCCATGGGATAGATAGCATCAGTCAGGTGATGAAGGATTCCCAACGCCGATTTACGCAATGGTTTAGAGATGGTGACCCTGATGACTTGAATGTAAACTCCTTAATGGAAAGTCTTGATGGGGCTTATTTTAGAATTCTGGATATGCTCACCATCGCAAGGTCTAGAAAGCATATTGAAAAATATTATGACACCACTAATATTGGGAAGTTCCCTAACAGACTTAAACCTGATACGGTTCATCCTGAGATAGATACTCACGGAAAATTCAAAAATATTGGACAAGTGTACGATGAGATTAGTACGCTTACACTTGCCTCTTATACACCTCTCGGATATGTTAGAGCAGACAAGCGTGACTATTATGAACAGAAGTATGATATGCAAACGCACACAGGTAGTGTTTTTAAGCAAGTAGACCGTGAGCAGAGTTTGATATATCTTATGAGAGTAAATCTATTAAAACGTCTAGAAAGCTCTATATACTCCTTTAAATTAACCACAAAAAAGCTTATTGAATTAGTAGACAGCAATCTTAAACAGCTTAGAGAACATCAAAATGGTGAAGTGGACTACGACCTCAACATTACTGATATAGATTTAGATGACACAGAACTGGATGACCTTCTTATAGGCGGTAAAACTAAAGTGCTAATTCAAGATATTGATACGATACGCTGGAGACAGGACTTAGAACATGATAAACATATTCTGACTCAATTATTGGGTAGCATCAAGCTTATAGATGTGGAACGTGATGCAAAGCTCAAAGAATTGAAAGACCGCTTATCTATAAAAATTGATAATCAACCGTACAATACGGGTAACAAAAAAGCTATCATTTTTACAGCGTTTGCTGACACAGCAAATTACTTGTATGATGAACTTAGCGACTGGCTCAAGACAGAAAAAGGACTTCATACAGCTTTAGTAACTGGCTCAGGTACGAACAAAACTAATATGCCAAAGTGTAGAAGTGACTTGAGTTCTATCCTAACTAACTTTTCCCCTCGTTCAAAGAACAGGAAAGATATTTTTCCTGATGAGAAAAATGAAATTGATATTCTATTTTGTACAGACTGTATTTCAGAAGGTCAAAACCTTCAAGATTGCGATTATCTGGTAAACTATGATATACATTGGAATCCAGTACGCATCATTCAACGTTTTGGACGTATCGACCGTATCGGTTCTATTAATGAAAATATACAGTTGGTGAACTTCTTCCCTTCCATGGAATTAGACCAGTTTATTGATTTGGTAGCTCGTGTACAGGGTCGTATGGTGATGCTTGATGTAAGCGCCACTGGTGAAGACAATGTAATAAGCAAATCAAATCGAGAGATGCAGGATTTGGATTATCGCAAGCGACAACTCAAACAATTACAAAACCAAGTGCTAGACCTTGAAGATATTGATGGTAATATTTCTATTACCGATATGACCTTCAATGATTTTAAAATTGATTTAGAGAAAAGCTCAGACAGACAGCTTTCCGACCTCAACGACATTCCACCTGCTTCTTATGCTGTTGTAAAGTCAAACCTCAACGAGATTAAGGATGGTGTAATATTCTGTTTAAAAGATACCAGTGCTGACTTCAAGGAAAAGCTCAAGAACAATATTTTGTATCCTTACTTTCTGGTATACCTCAGCATGGATGGTAAGACTATCGTAACAGCGTCGCAGACTAAGAAAGCCTTAGACTACTTCCGCAAATTATGTATGGGGCAAAATCAGGTATTACCAGATTTGGTTGCTCAATTTGAAAGGGATATTAGAGGGAATAGAAAGGTTTCCGCTTTCGCGAAAGCGTTACAAACAGCAATCATTGAGGTATCTGGCATACAAGAGGAATTAGGGCTGGACTCTCTCGCAACTCGCGGTGCGGTCAACTTGATGAGTAAAAGCATCAATAAGGAAGACACCCTAGAGTTAATAAGTTATCTAGTCATTAAAGAATGA
- a CDS encoding DUF4391 domain-containing protein, with product MSYRYNDIFQIPERSLVQQRLTKAYFLRQMGLTSAEKKLINNNIESMEVLAQLIPEKSNIPAVVNDIDSFEQVLVIICTVSTNELDKLAEKCIHFIQKYISHQVVLIIEDDFHFILNAADKRINQADNSKLTIERYFNTSKLSKLYKNEHGESFFEGLNFSNLDKKNLELLYKSYIQAIVQYQAASITGTYQKRSNARTAQDMEHLAQIEQLERDILSFAGQIKKESQLNEKVRLNMKIQEKRNQIKDLKHLLNEH from the coding sequence ATGAGTTACAGGTACAACGACATATTTCAAATTCCCGAACGTAGTCTGGTACAACAACGATTGACCAAAGCCTATTTTTTAAGACAGATGGGATTGACTAGCGCTGAAAAGAAGCTAATCAATAACAATATTGAGTCGATGGAAGTCCTTGCGCAATTGATTCCAGAAAAAAGTAATATACCAGCTGTTGTAAACGACATTGATAGTTTTGAACAAGTGTTGGTGATTATATGTACAGTATCAACAAACGAACTGGATAAACTTGCTGAAAAGTGTATTCATTTTATACAAAAATACATTTCACATCAGGTCGTATTGATAATAGAAGATGATTTTCATTTTATACTCAATGCAGCAGATAAGCGCATTAATCAAGCGGACAACTCAAAGCTAACCATTGAACGGTATTTTAATACTAGTAAATTATCAAAGCTGTATAAAAATGAGCATGGTGAATCATTCTTTGAGGGATTGAATTTTTCAAACCTAGATAAGAAGAATCTAGAATTACTGTACAAAAGCTATATACAAGCCATTGTTCAATATCAAGCTGCAAGTATAACGGGAACATACCAAAAACGAAGTAACGCTCGTACGGCTCAAGATATGGAGCACCTAGCTCAAATAGAACAGTTAGAGAGAGACATCCTATCATTTGCAGGTCAAATAAAAAAAGAATCACAGCTAAACGAGAAAGTGCGATTAAACATGAAAATACAAGAGAAAAGAAATCAAATAAAAGACCTAAAGCATCTACTGAATGAACATTAG
- a CDS encoding DUF262 domain-containing protein encodes MNISKESLIKLFNTGTNQYVIPFFQRPYVWKKEDCENLYEDLENTLRINKEKVISEHHKEHFIGTIITKNSPASTQMTAQYDLVDGQQRMTTFSLLIKALANNVDLSEENAGHLYENLNGSLFFKDAYGKIHNRIIHNRLDKKAFDLIMGSDGTTDKEIRDINNKIVDTYIYFRQKYSGLTNDELLERNFTLLHRFPAINMVLEQHDDEQEIFDTINSLGVKLTTSELLKNHIFSDKRSQELYTEYWEDIFEADEETVAFWNAKKTAGRVYRENIDVLLYCYLLIEKEKDVSLEHLFKDYKEWLSTKSFEEKQEFLKTLKNYADVYFNLPSGTELNNMRFSDNEKRFFHVIENLNITTIYPLVLYLYNNIEDEAEREKCFLLLESYLVRRAVCKLTTKNYNNLFISLIRQLKNGDSEQAISTRLNDILQGYSEDTARFPSDEDFRNGFHNTKLSNQQAREILFLISLYQINTVLHDLTTLSCNAFSTEHIMPKKWSENWFKDLTPEESFERNRKLLTLGNLTIITKNLNSKLRNSAWENKRSILNQYSSLPITTNYTSSEHWDEETISNRANDLTDLALVIWKKH; translated from the coding sequence ATGAACATTAGCAAAGAGAGTCTCATAAAATTATTCAATACTGGAACGAATCAATATGTAATTCCGTTTTTTCAAAGACCTTATGTTTGGAAAAAAGAGGACTGTGAAAATCTTTATGAGGATTTAGAGAATACGTTAAGAATCAATAAGGAAAAGGTTATCTCTGAGCACCATAAAGAACATTTTATAGGTACAATCATTACTAAAAATAGCCCTGCCAGTACACAGATGACCGCTCAATATGATTTGGTCGACGGTCAACAGCGTATGACTACTTTTTCACTGCTAATCAAAGCTCTAGCAAATAACGTTGATTTGTCCGAAGAAAATGCAGGTCACCTGTATGAAAACCTTAATGGCTCACTATTCTTTAAGGATGCTTACGGTAAAATACACAACAGAATTATCCACAATAGACTAGACAAAAAGGCATTTGATTTGATTATGGGGTCAGATGGAACAACTGATAAAGAAATTAGAGACATTAATAATAAAATAGTTGACACCTACATTTACTTTAGACAGAAATACAGTGGTCTAACTAATGACGAGCTTTTAGAAAGAAATTTCACCCTTTTACACCGTTTTCCTGCAATCAACATGGTACTTGAACAACACGATGATGAGCAGGAGATTTTTGATACCATTAATTCCCTGGGAGTGAAATTAACCACCTCAGAGTTATTGAAGAACCACATTTTTAGTGATAAACGGTCTCAAGAATTGTACACTGAATACTGGGAAGATATTTTTGAAGCAGATGAAGAAACTGTGGCATTTTGGAACGCGAAAAAGACAGCGGGTAGAGTATATCGTGAGAATATTGATGTGCTACTGTATTGCTATTTGCTTATTGAGAAAGAAAAGGATGTTTCTTTAGAGCATTTATTTAAAGACTATAAAGAATGGCTTTCGACAAAATCCTTTGAAGAAAAACAAGAATTTCTGAAAACTCTAAAAAATTATGCAGATGTTTATTTCAATTTGCCATCGGGTACTGAGTTAAACAATATGAGATTTAGTGATAATGAAAAACGATTTTTTCACGTCATTGAAAATTTGAATATTACAACTATATACCCTTTAGTACTCTATTTATATAACAACATTGAGGATGAGGCAGAACGTGAAAAATGCTTCCTTTTGCTAGAAAGTTACCTCGTTAGAAGGGCAGTTTGTAAGCTAACCACAAAAAATTATAACAACTTATTTATATCACTAATCAGACAACTAAAGAACGGAGATAGCGAACAAGCTATTTCTACAAGGTTGAACGATATTCTACAAGGATACTCTGAAGATACGGCTAGATTCCCAAGTGACGAGGATTTTAGAAACGGTTTTCACAATACAAAATTGAGTAACCAACAAGCAAGAGAAATTCTATTTTTAATTTCTTTATATCAAATAAATACTGTTTTACATGACTTGACGACATTAAGTTGTAATGCCTTTTCAACCGAACATATTATGCCTAAAAAATGGTCAGAAAACTGGTTCAAAGATTTGACCCCTGAAGAAAGTTTTGAAAGAAATAGAAAACTACTCACTTTAGGAAATCTGACCATCATTACCAAAAATCTTAATAGTAAACTTCGTAATTCAGCGTGGGAAAACAAACGTAGTATTCTCAACCAGTATTCAAGTTTACCTATAACAACTAATTACACTTCATCTGAGCATTGGGATGAAGAAACCATATCAAATAGAGCAAATGACCTAACTGATTTAGCTCTTGTAATCTGGAAAAAGCACTAA